In Corynebacterium frankenforstense DSM 45800, the DNA window CCCGGACATCGAGGCCGTCATCGACCGCGCCTACGCCGCGACCCTGCTCGACGGCCTGGACCGGCCGCGCCGCGTCGGCTTCGAGGCCGACTACCTGAGTGTCTCCGAGCTGGAGAAGCTGCGCGAGTCCGCCGGCGAGGACATCACCCTGGTGCCCGTCTCCGGGGTCATCGAGGAGATCCGTCTGGTCAAGGACGGCCTCGAGCTGACCCGCCTGCGCGAGGTCGCCGCCCTGGCCAACGAGGCCTTCAAGGGGCTCATCGACAACGGCGAGCTGGCCGTGGGACGCGCCGAGCGCGAGGTCGCCGCCGACCTCGAGCACCGCATGCGGCTCAACGGCGGGGAGTCCACGAGCTTCCCGACGATCGTCGCCTCCGGACCGAACTCCGCCAAGCCGCACCACGGCGCCGGCGAGCGGATCATCGAGAAGGGCGACCTGGTCACCATCGACTTCGGCGCGCTGCGCCTCGGCTACAACTCGGACATGACCCGCACGCTGGTCATGGGCGAGCCCGACGAGTTCTCCCGCGAGATCTACGAGGTCGTCCGCCGGGCCCAGCAGGCCGGTATCGAGGCCGCCACCGTCGGCCGCCCCGTCGCCGAGGTCGACGCCGCCGCGCGCGCCGTCATCTCCGAGGCGGGCTACGGGGAGTACTTCGTGCACTCCACCGGCCACGGCGTGGGCCGCCAGGTCCACGAGGCGCCCTTCGCCTCCCAGCGCGGCCAGGGCACGCTCGCCGAGAACATGACGCTGACCATCGAGCCGGGCATCTACGTGCCGGGCCGCGGCGGCGTGCGCATCGAGGACACCCTGATCATCACCCCGGGCCGCCCGGAGATCATCACCGAGTTCCCGCGCGAGCTCACCGTCATCGACTGACGCCGCCCGCGCCCACCGCCCCGGCCGGGACCCGGGGCAGGGGCCGTGGTGTAAGCTGTCCCGAGTCCGAAAACCGATAGCACATCGTCACGTCAGGAGAGTCACTCAGTGGCAACCACCGCCGACTTCAAGAACGGCCTTGTCCTCAAGGTCGATGGCAAGCTGCAGCAGATCATCGAGTTCCAGCACGTCAAGCCCGGCAAGGGCCCGGCCTTCGTGCGCACCAAGCTCAAGGA includes these proteins:
- a CDS encoding M24 family metallopeptidase — encoded protein: MALADTRFLTRRRTLAARLAAQRIDSMLVTSPLHVRYLSGFTGDDGALVLSKDLSATICTDGRYATQVAEEVPDIEAVIDRAYAATLLDGLDRPRRVGFEADYLSVSELEKLRESAGEDITLVPVSGVIEEIRLVKDGLELTRLREVAALANEAFKGLIDNGELAVGRAEREVAADLEHRMRLNGGESTSFPTIVASGPNSAKPHHGAGERIIEKGDLVTIDFGALRLGYNSDMTRTLVMGEPDEFSREIYEVVRRAQQAGIEAATVGRPVAEVDAAARAVISEAGYGEYFVHSTGHGVGRQVHEAPFASQRGQGTLAENMTLTIEPGIYVPGRGGVRIEDTLIITPGRPEIITEFPRELTVID